From Toxorhynchites rutilus septentrionalis strain SRP chromosome 2, ASM2978413v1, whole genome shotgun sequence, a single genomic window includes:
- the LOC129767016 gene encoding translation initiation factor IF-3, mitochondrial, with protein sequence MMRNMGRVLQTTLYCQPFILSTARPVTVSIVSQQQYSSKYSKSPSASSEKVGVKNDAVAKKTKTAEPKITLIGTDQSVSIVGLTEAQNISKRRDLKLVRIVDLDVNSQRPIYKLMTSAEYLTEELKRREDKKRNKDAAAIKGEKLLAISARITEHDLTSKIQNVLKWLKKSYEVRVVISGEGNKSQQESIANRFESETKDAGKIVQKRIRDNNLRFQIVPSASIPDSNQVAPGTEKKGLLDEKQVANDTQSVRAYHTERR encoded by the exons ATGATGAGAAACATGGGCAGGGTCCTGCAAACCACATTATATTGTCAACCATTCATTCTTTCGACAGCTCGGCCCGTTACAGTTAGCATCGTCTCCCAACAGCAATACTCATCGAAATATTCCAAGTCACCATCTGCTTCCAGTGAGAAAGTTGGCGTAAAGAACGACGCAGTTGCGAAAAAGACTAAAACCGCGGAACCGAAAATAACACTCATCGGCACGGACCAATCGGTCTCGATCGTTGGCTTGACCGAGGCACAGAATATTTCCAAGCGGCGCGATCTTAAGCTGGTGAGGATTGTGGACTTGGATGTGAATTCTCAGCGACCGATTTACAA ACTAATGACCAGTGCTGAATATTTGACCGAAGAGTTGAAACGACGCGAGGACAAAAAACGCAACAAAGATGCAGCCGCTATCAAGGGCGAGAAGCTGCTTGCCATTAGTGCCCGTATCACGGAACATGATTTGACAtccaagattcaaaatgttctAAAATGGTTGAAGAAGAGTTATGAGGTACGTGTTGTGATTTCGGGCGAAGGGAATAAATCCCAGCAAGAGTCCATTGCGAATCGCTTTGAAAGTGAAACGAAAGATGCTGGGAAGATTGTCCAAAAACGTATTCGAGACAATAACTTGAGGTTCCAGATTGTCCCGAGCGCCAGTATACCCGATTCGAATCAAGTTGCACCTGGTACGGAAAAGAAGGGTTTATTGGATGAGAAACAAGTGGCGAATGATACGCAGTCGGTTAGAGCCTATCATACCGAACGGAGGTAG
- the LOC129767013 gene encoding ornithine decarboxylase 1-like, translating into MRKVRYNLLEDGSSVKDAINSVVERGPRDDPVHILDLDDVVAKHRVWREMLPRVETFYAVKCNDHPAVLRTLFALGTGFDCASRREIEKIIDLGADPSRIIFAHTTKSISSITFAKQCGIELLTFDGEIELDKIKQFHPGASLVLRIRYDSDKALISLGKKFGCHPKQEGPQLLEYAKELGLNVIGISFHVGTGSSDHECFYGAIESARELFEFAKTIGFNFSLLDIGGGFPGDHDKPINLYAETINSSLQRFFPVGSNVRIIAEPGRYYVASAVTLIANVHSKRIVRNPQGAVSEMMYYLNDGMYGSFDGWNPRTHPPLVISASRDIARSPERFPTVLWGPTCDSVDLISSGLLMEELQIGDFLVFDDMGAYGMAVATNFNGFAKPRVLVYISRRTWEQLK; encoded by the coding sequence ATGCGCAAGGTTCGGTACAATTTACTTGAGGACGGTTCCTCGGTGAAGGATGCGATAAATTCGGTAGTGGAGCGCGGTCCACGGGACGATCCGGTTCACATACTCGATTTGGATGATGTGGTGGCGAAGCATCGCGTCTGGCGGGAAATGCTGCCGCGTGTGGAAACTTTCTATGCTGTGAAATGCAACGATCACCCGGCTGTTCTCCGAACACTGTTCGCTCTTGGAACCGGCTTCGATTGTGCGTCCAGGCGGGAGattgaaaaaattattgatCTAGGAGCAGATCCAAGCAGGATAATCTTCGCACATACGACTAAATCAATCAGTTCTATCACTTTCGCCAAGCAATGCGGTATTGAGCTGCTAACATTCGATGGCGAAATAGAGTTAGATAAAATCAAGCAATTCCATCCAGGGGCATCATTGGTTCTTCGGATTCGATATGACTCTGACAAAGCCTTGATTTCACTGGGGAAGAAGTTCGGTTGCCATCCGAAGCAGGAAGGACCTCAGTTACTGGAATATGCGAAAGAACTTGGTTTGAACGTGATTGGTATCAGTTTTCATGTTGGTACCGGTAGCAGTGAtcatgaatgtttctatggagcCATCGAATCTGCGCGGGAATTGTTCGAGTTTGCGAAAACGATTGGTTTCAATTTTTCTTTGCTGGACATCGGTGGAGGTTTCCCGGGAGATCACGACAAACCAATCAATTTATATGCGGAAACCATCAACAGCAGTCTTCAGCGATTCTTTCCCGTTGGATCCAATGTTCGGATAATTGCAGAACCGGGTCGATATTACGTGGCATCAGCGGTCACCTTGATCGCGAATGTTCACTCAAAACGGATTGTACGAAATCCTCAGGGAGCGGTTTCGGAAATGATGTACTATCTGAACGATGGAATGTATGGTTCATTCGATGGGTGGAATCCTCGCACGCACCCGCCCTTGGTGATCTCAGCTAGTCGTGACATTGCACGCTCACCGGAACGTTTTCCTACGGTTCTTTGGGGTCCCACGTGTGATTCCGTGGATCTGATTTCGTCTGGGTTGCTGATGGAGGAGCTGCAAATTGGTGATTTCCTAGTGTTCGATGATATGGGAGCGTACGGAATGGCCGTGGCGACCAACTTCAATGGATTTGCGAAACCTCGGGTGTTGGTTTATATCAGCCGAAGAACCTGGGAACAATTGAAATAG